The Brassica oleracea var. oleracea cultivar TO1000 chromosome C6, BOL, whole genome shotgun sequence genome includes a region encoding these proteins:
- the LOC106300569 gene encoding NAC domain-containing protein 17-like: MADSCLKGGKFSAPGFRFHPTDEELVMYYLKRKICKRRLRVNAIGVVDVYKLDPEELPGQSVLKTGDRQWFYFTPRNRKYPNAARSGRGTATGYWKATGKDRVIAYNSRSVGLKKTLVFYRGRAPNGERTDWVMHEYTMDEQELGRCKNAKEYYALYKLFKKSGSGPKNGEDYGAPFQEEEWFDDDYEVSVPEKPVVRFEDTPRVDNATLFNPVNVQLDDIDEILNGIPYAPGVPQTCINSLASSIPQVNSQEEELQSTFVNNSSGEFLPNVQPYNMPSTFESTEVTSVPNDSGVGPFVFEQEDYIEMDDLLTSELGASSTEKPEQFLDPGEFREFNEFDQLFHDVSMFLDMEPILQGTSADPSSLSNFANTSDQEDQSLYQQFQDQTPENKLNNIMDPNPNLSQFTDNLWFQDDYQAVLFDQPQSIISGAFASPSSGVDVIPGSTNLTTSVTAQDQEGENGGGGTSPFSSALWAFMDSIPSTPASACEGPINRTFVRMSSFSRMRFGGKANGTPATTTVVAKKRSRNRGFLVLSIVGALCAIFWVFIATVRASGRPVFS, encoded by the exons ATTGGATCCTGAAGAATTGCCTG GTCAATCGGTGTTAAAGACGGGAGATCGACAGTGGTTTTACTTTACTCCAAGGAACAGGAAGTATCCAAACGCAGCTAGGTCTGGTAGAGGCACAGCAACTGGGTATTGGAAGGCCACTGGGAAAGATCGAGTCATCGCCTACAACTCGAGATCGGTAGGACTCAAAAAGACACTTGTTTTCTACAGAGGTCGTGCTCCTAATGGTGAGCGTACTGATTGGGTGATGCACGAGTACACCATGGATGAACAAGAGCTCGGCAGATGTAAGAACGCCAAG GAGTATTATGCTCTTTATAAGCTGTTCAAGAAAAGTGGGTCTGGTCCCAAAAACGGTGAGGATTATGGTGCTCCCTTCCAGGAAGAAGAATGGTTCGATGATGATTATGAAGTTTCTGTTCCTGAGAAACCTGTGGTTCGTTTTGAAGATACTCCTCGGGTGGATAATGCTACACTTTTCAATCCTGTCAATGTTCAGTTAGATGATATCGACGAGATTCTCAATGGAATCCCATATGCGCCTGGGGTTCCTCAAACATGTATTAATAGCCTTGCTTCTAGTATTCCCCAG GTTAACAGCCAAGAAGAAGAGCTGCAAAGCACGTTCGTTAACAATTCTTCTGGAGAGTTCTTGCCAAACGTCCAGCCATACAACATGCCCTCGACTTTTGAGTCTACTGAAGTCACGTCAGTTCCCAATGACTCTGGTGTGGGGCCTTTTGTGTTTGAGCAGGAAGATTACATTGAAATGGATGATCTTCTGACCTCTGAACTCGGAGCTTCTTCAACTGAGAAACCCGAACAGTTCCTGGACCCTGGTGAATTTAGAGAGTTTAATGAGTTTGACCAGTTGTTCCATGACGTTTCCATGTTTTTGGATATGGAACCTATTCTTCAGGGAACTTCTGCTGATCCTTCTTCTCTGAGTAATTTTGCTAACACATCAGACCAAGAAGACCAATCCCTTTATCAACAGTTCCAGGACCAGACCCCTGAGAACAAGCTGAACAACATCATGGATCCTAACCCAAATCTCAGTCAATTCACTGACAATCTCTGGTTTCAAGATGATTATCAAGCTGTTCTCTTTGATCAACCGCAATCTATTATCTCTGGAGCATTTGCTTCACCTTCATCAG GTGTGGATGTGATTCCCGGTTCCACAAATCTTACTACGAGTGTAACTGCTCAAGACCAGGAAGGCGAAAATGGTGGTGGTGGAACAAGCCCTTTCTCATCGGCCCTGTGGGCATTTATGGACTCGATACCTTCAACGCCAGCCTCTGCGTGCGAGGGTCCTATTAACCGGACATTTGTGCGTATGTCTAGCTTCAGCCGTATGAGGTTCGGTGGAAAGGCTAATGGAACGCCAGCGACCACTACCGTAGTAGCAAAGAAACGTAGCAGAAACAGAGGGTTTCTTGTCTTATCAATAGTGGGTGCCTTGTGTGCCATCTTTTGGGTGTTCATAGCCACGGTTCGAGCGTCGGGGAGACCCGTCTTCTCGTAA